In the Spirochaetia bacterium 38H-sp genome, AGGGCATTTCTAAGATTCTCAAAACCTATCACACCTCTATATTTGCCTTCTTTATCCACGACCAGCCAAAAGTTCTGATCGGATTCTGCATAAACCTTGAGTATTGCAGATAGAGGCATATCGTTATATATTACTTCCGGTCTGGGTCTAACAAGATCAGAAACCCTGGAGCCTGCCAAAATATCTTCTTCTGTTATATTTAATCCTGCTTCTCCTGCCTTCTCTATTGCGACCTTGGTAAAAGCAGGCCCTATAAGCTGTACGATAAAAACCGTGGTAGTTACAACAACCAGTATTGTCTGTCCTATTTCTCCCGGAAATCGCTGAGCAGCAATAAGAGAAAGACCTATCGCAACACCGGACTGACTAAAGAGACACAAAGGTAAGTATCTTCCTATCTTGGAAGGAGCTCCGCTTATCTTTGCACCCAAGGCGGTCCCTACCCACTTTCCCCCCATTCTCAAGGCCAGGAAAGCAGCTATAAACAGAAACATAAGAGGGGTCATGGAGGAGAGCGTCAATTTTGCACCTACAAAGACAAAGAAAAGAAGATAAATAGGCCCTGCAAACTTCTCAAGCAACTTGAGTATAACCGTTGTTTTTCTGGGTGCATAATTCTTGAGAGAAAAGCCCATAACAGTTGCAGCCATAAGCATATCCACCTCAAGAATAAGAGAAATGCCAAGAACAAGAATCACCATACCCATTGTAAAGACAAATATTCTTTCTTCCTCTGTATAATTCTTAAGCTGTCCGGACAATACCCTGGCAGCTCCCCATCCCAAGAGGCTTGCGCCACCTATCTCGTACACAGGTTTTATTATATTCTCCAGGGTGTTAGCAGATAGACCAAGTATTGCAAAAGCTGCACTGGAGCTTATGGCAAAAAGAAGAAGGGCAAGAACATCGTCCAGGGCAATGACACCCAGGAGCGTAGTAGTCATAGTACCCTTTGCCCTATATTCCCACAGGACATCTGTTGTACCTGCAGCCGCAGTTGCTGCGGATATGGACCCCGCAAGAAGAGCAATAACAAGAGCCGTATTAAAACCAAAAACAAAAGAAGACAAAAAGAAAAATCCAGTACCTACAAAGATAAAAGCACCAAAGGCCTCCAAAAACAGCACCCAGCTTAAAACCTTACCATGCTTTTTTAGTATTCCCAAATCAAGCTCGCCCCCCAAGGCAAAGCTTATGAGGCCAAGCGCAAAGTAATTAAAGGGCTCAAAAGAAACAAGAAAATCAGAAGAAAGTATTTTGAACCCACTTTCTCCAACAATAATACCAAGAACAAGATATGCTATAACCTGTGGCATCTTTATCTTTTTAAAATACTTTGCACCTATGGTCCCGCCAAAAAGAACAAGCCCGAGCAAAAGCAAAATATTAAGATGTCCTTCTGCAATCTTTGAGAAAACCTCATTTAAAAATTCCATATGCTCATCCTATCAATATATTATAGACTTCTTCTGGAGATGATGCCGACAGAATCTTTTTTCTCACATCATCCTGCTTGAGTTTTTTCATAAGCTCGGAAAGTATCTTAAGATATTCCTGATGCTGTGACTCGCCTACAAGAATCATGGCTACTATCTTGACCGGCTGTCCATCCATGGACTCATAATCCTGTATTCCGCTTCTGCAGATGCCTACAAGAACTCTAGGATTCTTTATTGCAGAATACCTAAGATGAGGCACACCTATCCCAAGCCCCATCCCGGTACTCATAAGTTCTTCCCGCTCTTCCAGCTTTGTTACAAGCTCTGATTTGTCCAGAGAAGAATCCTCTGCCACTACCCGTGAAGCCATAGCATCAAGAAGCTCGGTCTTGGTCTTTACATTCAGAAAAAACACACTGTTTTTGGAAAGATATTTTTTATAACTCTCGCTCATCCTGTTTTCCCTCCGCTTTGGAAATTATCTCTATTATTTTTTCTGCACTATCCACCGCAATTATATCTTCTCTTACACTTGCGTCAGAAAGAAGATTGGTCAGGGACGCAAGAATTTTAAGATGCAGCTGCAAATTGGGAATAGCAAAAAAACCTATGATATTTACAGACTCCTCACCACCTTTAAAAGGAACCCCTTCAGGACTTACTGCAAGAAGCAGGACATACTCAGGAACAAGCGAAGCATCAACAGCCCGTGGATGAGGAAATGCAAGCCCATGCCCCATACAGGTACTCCACTGCTTTTCCCTCTGCAGAACAAGATTAAAAAGCTCATCAGAGTCCCTTGTCCTCCCCATAGTTGCAGCATGCTCGCACAGCTTTCTTATGGCCTCCTCCTCATTGACAGCAGAAAAACCCGTAAGAACAGTCTCTGACGACAATAACTCTGCTATACCTCCGTGCCATCTCGGCAAACTCTCCCACTCGTCAAAATTCTTACCATTCATCTGTGCATCTATCCACTCAATCAGCTTATCACGGCTAAAACGAAACTGTCCCCCCACCTTCATAGCAGGGATAGTTCCCTCCTTGGCAAACTTT is a window encoding:
- a CDS encoding PTS sugar transporter subunit IIA — encoded protein: MLDSYPPILTTEEVASILRLSERTVIKFAKEGTIPAMKVGGQFRFSRDKLIEWIDAQMNGKNFDEWESLPRWHGGIAELLSSETVLTGFSAVNEEEAIRKLCEHAATMGRTRDSDELFNLVLQREKQWSTCMGHGLAFPHPRAVDASLVPEYVLLLAVSPEGVPFKGGEESVNIIGFFAIPNLQLHLKILASLTNLLSDASVREDIIAVDSAEKIIEIISKAEGKQDEREL
- a CDS encoding PTS sugar transporter subunit IIA, translated to MSESYKKYLSKNSVFFLNVKTKTELLDAMASRVVAEDSSLDKSELVTKLEEREELMSTGMGLGIGVPHLRYSAIKNPRVLVGICRSGIQDYESMDGQPVKIVAMILVGESQHQEYLKILSELMKKLKQDDVRKKILSASSPEEVYNILIG
- a CDS encoding cation:proton antiporter, coding for MEFLNEVFSKIAEGHLNILLLLGLVLFGGTIGAKYFKKIKMPQVIAYLVLGIIVGESGFKILSSDFLVSFEPFNYFALGLISFALGGELDLGILKKHGKVLSWVLFLEAFGAFIFVGTGFFFLSSFVFGFNTALVIALLAGSISAATAAAGTTDVLWEYRAKGTMTTTLLGVIALDDVLALLLFAISSSAAFAILGLSANTLENIIKPVYEIGGASLLGWGAARVLSGQLKNYTEEERIFVFTMGMVILVLGISLILEVDMLMAATVMGFSLKNYAPRKTTVILKLLEKFAGPIYLLFFVFVGAKLTLSSMTPLMFLFIAAFLALRMGGKWVGTALGAKISGAPSKIGRYLPLCLFSQSGVAIGLSLIAAQRFPGEIGQTILVVVTTTVFIVQLIGPAFTKVAIEKAGEAGLNITEEDILAGSRVSDLVRPRPEVIYNDMPLSAILKVYAESDQNFWLVVDKEGKYRGVIGFENLRNALAEPELQNFILAEDILTPLSQHIEPELSLADAARKLRQANLDAIPILDKEGRALGVLEEREINQYVHKKLLEAQSKAEA